One Methylomarinovum tepidoasis DNA window includes the following coding sequences:
- a CDS encoding ribonuclease Z, whose amino-acid sequence MKPTFQPQLVNDPFGDPALYVEFLFQKRALLFDLGDIHALSPRKLLRLTHIFVSHAHMDHFYGFDYLLRVCLGRAITLRLYGPAGFIDRVEHRLGGYTWNLVENYADELIFIVHEWEGGATMARARFRCRRTFAREDLSAVPVENRTLAAEPGLKVRAAVLDHKIPCLAFCLEETEHVNIWKNRLEELGVPTGPWLQELKRAVLAGKPDDLIITAYWRDGTIPRKRRFTLGELKRKILRIVPGLRIGYVVDCRYDPQNLRNLQAILSGVDRLYIEAPFSHEEAEMAREKYHLTAWQAGDIARRVGAKRLVPFHFSARHQQNPELLYRQAAEGFGRPLSS is encoded by the coding sequence GTGAAACCCACCTTCCAGCCCCAACTGGTCAACGATCCTTTTGGCGATCCGGCCCTGTATGTGGAGTTTCTGTTCCAGAAACGGGCCCTGCTGTTCGATCTCGGCGACATTCACGCTCTCAGCCCGCGCAAGCTGCTGCGCCTGACCCACATCTTCGTCTCCCACGCCCACATGGATCATTTCTACGGCTTCGACTACTTGCTGCGGGTGTGCCTGGGGCGGGCGATAACCCTCCGCCTCTACGGTCCTGCAGGTTTCATCGACCGAGTCGAACACCGTCTCGGCGGCTACACCTGGAATCTGGTGGAAAATTACGCCGACGAGCTGATTTTCATCGTCCACGAATGGGAGGGCGGTGCGACGATGGCTCGGGCCCGCTTCCGCTGCCGCCGGACTTTTGCCCGGGAAGACCTAAGCGCGGTGCCGGTCGAGAACCGGACCCTGGCGGCCGAGCCGGGCCTGAAGGTTCGCGCCGCGGTCCTAGACCACAAGATCCCTTGCCTTGCCTTCTGTCTGGAGGAAACCGAACACGTCAACATCTGGAAGAACCGCCTGGAGGAACTGGGCGTTCCCACCGGCCCCTGGCTGCAGGAACTGAAACGGGCCGTTCTGGCCGGAAAGCCGGATGACCTGATCATCACCGCCTACTGGCGCGATGGGACGATCCCCCGGAAACGCCGCTTCACCCTGGGCGAACTGAAGCGGAAAATTCTCAGAATCGTCCCCGGGCTGCGCATCGGCTATGTGGTGGACTGCCGCTACGACCCGCAAAACCTCAGAAATTTGCAGGCTATACTTTCCGGTGTGGACCGGCTTTACATCGAAGCGCCCTTTTCCCATGAGGAGGCGGAGATGGCACGGGAAAAATATCATCTGACCGCCTGGCAGGCGGGCGACATCGCCCGGCGTGTCGGCGCCAAACGCCTGGTGCCGTTTCATTTCTCCGCGCGTCATCAGCAAAATCCCGAGCTTCTGTATCGTCAGGCGGCGGAAGGATTCGGCAGGCCCCTGTCATCCTGA